The following nucleotide sequence is from Leptolyngbya subtilissima AS-A7.
CGCGGCCCTGAGCCACCAGTGCCTGGTAGATAAAGGCCGCCACATCAGCCCGGGTAGCGGTGCGCTGGGGCTGCAGGGTGTCTACGTTGGGGTAGTTGACCACCAGTCGGTTTTCGGTGGCAGCCGCTACCGGCCCTTCGCCATAGCTAGGAATTTGACCGCGATCGCGGTAGACGCCCAACACTTCGTTGACAGAACCCCGAGGGCTGTAGTCGAGACCGTTGGCCAGAGCAACTAGGGCCTGCACCCGAGGAATTTGCTGCTCAGGCTGGAAAGCGCCGTTGGGATAGCCCGAGAGAAAGCCCTGGCCGTAGGCGTCTGCGATCGCAGCGCTAGCCCAGTAGTTGCTAGAGACATCGCTGAAGCGAGGCGCGGTGCGATCGAGGGGCTGGTCGAAGGCATTGCGCACAATGGCGGCAAACTGGGCTCGGGTCACCGGCTGGTCGGGGCGAAAGGTGCCGTCGGGGAACCCGGCAATGATTTGCTCAGCGGCAAGGGTCTCAATAAAGGGCCGCGCCCAGTAGCCCGAACCAACATCAGTAAACTCGGCGGTTTGGGCGGTGGCAGGCAGCGCCAACCCCATAAACGCTACAGAACCCAGGGCCACGAAGGCAGTGGTCTTGGCAGATAGATTCAGTACGGTGCTCATACTCAGTGATTCCTAGAAAAGCGGGGTGTTAACAGAGTCAATAGAAGGACAATAGAAATGGGCGTTATCCATAGCAAAATGGCCCCAAAACTAGCTAGAGCGAGTCAGAGGCAGCGCTATAGAAACGGGTTGCTCTACCGAAGCATCTCCGGTAGAACCAACAGCTTGGGGCAAATTATTCGCAAAACCCTGGGAATGGGGTTTGATGTTTAGCCGAGCCAAGTGGTAAATGCACGGGAACCTATGGGAGAAACGCTGCGCTTTTGGTTACGAGACCATCAGCACCGGGCTATTGTTCCCCCTTTTTGGGCTTATTTCCCAAAAGATTCGGTAAATCAGCCTTAGGAGATAGGGCGATCGCCCTTTTCCGCCCTTTCAAGCTCAGTCTAGTTAGTTTTGCTCTAAAGCGCCTGTGCCAACGGAGAGGCTTTGCGAATCACTATTCCAGTCGATGACTGGCGGACTTCAAACCTTAGCCCCCTAAAAACCGGCTTATCCTAAGGACGGACCCTTTGCTCTGCATCTGCGCGCAGCGAGCGCTCAATTCCCTATGAAAGCTGTTGCCCTCACCCACTATTTGCCCATTGGCGACCCAGAATCGCTCTTTGACGCCAGACTGCCTAAGCCCAGCCCCACCGGCCATGATCTGCTGGTTCGCGTAGAGGCCGTGTCTGTCAACCCGGTAGACGCCAAGGTGCGCGCTCCCAAAGACAAAGTCGAAGATAATCCTAAGGTGCTGGGCTACGATGCCGCCGGGGTGGTGGAAAGCGTCGGCGATGCGGTGACGCGCTTCAAGCCCGGCGATGCGGTCTATTATGCCGGAGACATCACCCGCCCCGGCTCCAACGCCGAGTTTCACCTGGTGGATGAGCGCATTGTTGGGGCTATGCCCCAAACCCTCTCCTTTTCTGAGGCCGCCGCTCTGCCCCTGACCACTATCACCGCCTGGGAAGCCCTGTTTACTCGCCTGGGCATTGATCGCAATGGCGGCCACCAAGGCCAGACGATTCTGATCATTGGCGGGGCCGGGGGCGTGGGGTCGATCGCCATTCAACTGGCCAAACTGGCTGGACTGGTGGTGATTGCCACCGCGTCGCGACCCCAGTCGCAGGCTTGGGTGAGAGAGCTAGGGGCTGACTACAGCGTCGACTACAGCGATGCCCTGATCGAAGAAATGGCCCAGCTCGGCCACCGCGAGGTCGATTTCATTGCCAACTTCAGCAACACCGATGCCTACTGGGGCGTGATGGCCGAGTTGATTCGCCCTCAGGGCAAAATCGTTGGCATTGTCGAAAACACCGACCCGCTAGACCTCAACCTGCTAAAGAGCAAAAGCGCTACCTTTGCTTGGGAATTTATGTTTACCCGCTCGATGTACCAAACCGCCGACATGGCCGACCAGGGCCACCTGCTCGACGAGGTCGCGGCGCTGATCGATGCTAAGACAATTCGCACCTCCTTGGGGCAAACGCTCTCGCCGATCAACGCTGCCAACCTGCGCCAGGCCCACGCCCAGATTGAGTCGGGGCGGACGATTGGCAAGCTGGTGTTGACGGGCTGGGGATAGGGTGAGCCCGCTAGCTGGGCAGTGGCCCCGAGCCTCCACGCTAACCAAAAACTATCGCAAGCTGGCCAGCGCTAGGGGCGGTGGGGCAGGGCAGTCTCGGGTTCTCGCTCCACTTATATAATTGCAGTAGGCGCAGGTCTAACGATCTCCATGAGTCTTGATCGGGCGATCGCAGAACTGGGCTACGGATACAGCGATCGCTACCCAATTCCAGGGCCGCGTAGTGAAAAGTCCTCTAAGTTCGAGACCTGCCATCGACTGGGGCGAAGCTCCAGATGTCTCGGTTTTCTTCGGTCGCGAGGTGGAGATTGCCACCTTGTCGCGATGGGTAGTTGACGATGGCTGTCGCCTGGTCGCGGTGTTGGGCATGGGCGGCATCGGCAAAACCACGCTGACCGCCAAGCTGGTCGAAACCCTAGTAGACCTACCCCAGGCTCCCTTTGAGAGAATCATTTGGCGATCGCTACGCCACGCCCCCAGGCTCGATGAACTGCTCGAAGATCTGGTGGGGTTTGTCTCTGACCAGCACGATACCCGAGGCACGCTAAAACAGCTGCTCTACTGGCTGCGTCAGACCCGGTGTCTGCTGCTGCTCGACAACATGGAAACCCTGTTGCACGAGGGGGAACGAGCGGGCTATTTTCGCGATGGCTATGAAGACTATGGCGATCTGCTACAGCTTGTGGCAGAAACCCGCCACCAAAGCTGTGTGGTGCTAACCAGTCGAGAGCAACCCGCCGTGGTGGGCATGTTGGCCGGTAACGAGTTGCCGGTGCGATCGCATCTGCTGACAGGCTCCCTAGAAGCGGCCCTTGCTCTGTGTGAGGCCAAAGGGCTAACCGGCTCAGACGCCGAAAAGCGTCAGCTGACCCACCGCTATGGCAACAGCCCCCTGGCCTTAAAAATTGTCGCTACCTCGATACAGAGCCTGTTCGACGGAGATATTGCCGAGTTTCTAGCCGAAGACACCGTTATTTTCAACGGGTTGCAGCGCCTGCTCGATCAGCAGTTTCGGCGGCTGTCTGAGCTAGAGCGAACGGTTATGTACTGGCTGGCCATCAACCGCGATTGGACTTCGATTTCAGAGTTGGTTGCCGATATTCAACCCCCGGCCTCTCGCCCACAGGTGCTAGAAGTTCTAGAGTCATTGCGCTGGAGAAGCCTGATTGAGACTCAGTCGGGACGCTATAGTCAGCAGCCCGTGGTGATGGAGTACGTGAGCGACCAGCTGATTGAGCAGATTTCCCACGAGTTGGCTAGCGTCGAGCCAGTTCTGTTTCTGCGCCATGCCCTGCTCAAAACCACCGTCAATGACTACCTGCGCGACAGTCAGAGGCGGCTGATATTGCAGCCGATCGCCCGCCAATTGAGCCAAACCTTTAGCTCTGAATCGGCTCTAGAGCAGCAAATGCTGCTGCTGCTGGAGAGTGTGCGCGGCCGCGAAACTCAGATGCCAGGCTATGGGGGCGGCAACTTGATCAATCTCTGTGCTCAGCTTGGCCTTGACTTAGCTGGCTACGATTTTTCTCACCTTAGCCTGCGCCACGCTTGTCTACCCAAGGCCAAGCTGCACCGGGTCAATTTTACCCAAGCCCATTTTATCCACACGGTCTTTAGTCAGACCTTTAGCAGCATTTTATCCATAGCCTATAGCCCAGACCGCACCCTGCTGGCAGCTGGAGACAGCAACGGTGGGCTACGGGTGTGGCGACTGGCCGACTATCAGCTGCTTCTCACCGTACAGGGGCACACCGACTGGGCCAAGGCGGTGGCCTTTAGCCCCGATGGACGCACCTTGGCTAGCGGCGGCGACGATGCCATGATTCATCTGTGGGACATCGCCACGGGCCAGGCGATGCTGACCCTCTCGGGCCACACTAACTATGTGCAGGCGATCGCCTTTCATCCCCAGGGGCAGCTGGCCAGCGGCAGCCACGACGGCACCCTCAAACTGTGGGATACCCACACCGGCAACGCCGTGGCGACCCTTGTGGGCCACAGCGCCCCCGTGCGCGCCGTGGCCTTTAGCCCCGACGGCACCTACCTGGCTAGCGGTAGCTCTGACTGCACAGTGAAACTTTGGGATGCCGCCACGGGCAGCTGCTTGGGCACTCTGGATGGTCATCGCGATCGCATCTGGACGCTGGCCTGGCATGGGGATAGCAAAACCCTGGCCAGCGGCAGCTCCGATAAAACAATTCGGCTGTGGGATGTGGCTACCCAAACCGGCATTCTGACCCTGTATGGCCACAGTCAACCCGTTCTCGCTGTGGACTTTAGCGCCGACGGCCAGCTGTTGGCTAGCAGCAGCGCTGATCAAACCATCAAACTGTGGGAGATCCCATCGGGCAACGCGCTGCGAACCCTGCGCGACCACCACGACTGGGTGTGGGCCTTGGCCTTTAACCAGCCACAGTTGGCCAGCGGGGGAGATGACCAGACCCTAAAATTTTGGGATGTGCAGACCGGCCACTGCCTCAAAACCCTGCGGGGGTTTACCAACCAGATCTTTGCGGTCGCTTTTCATCCCCACCAGCCCTGGTTGGTAAGCGGCAGCCTAGACGGCCTGGTGCGCCTCTGGAACTGGCAGACCGGGGAAACCCTGGCCACCCTGTCGGGACACAGCCTCTGGGTGCGTGCCACTCAGTTCAGCCCCGATGGCTGCACCCTGGCCAGTAGCAGCACCGACAAAACGATTCGCCTGTGGCAGGGGGCGCTCGCTCAATCCCCGCGGGAAAGAACCAGCCAAATCTTGCGGGGCCATACCGACTCGGTGCGTTCCCTCGCCTGGGACCCCACCAGTCAGTGGCTGGCCAGCGGCAGTGCCGACTGCACCATTCGGCTGTGGCAGGTAGCCACTGGTCAGTGCCTGCGGGTGTTAAGCGGCCATACAAACAAGGTGCGATCGGTGGCCTGGAATCCGGTGCAGCCCCTGCTAGCCAGCGTCGGCGATGACGAAACCCTGCGGCTCTGGCATACCGAAACCGGCGAGCAAATGCGGCTGTTGCAGGGCCACGACAAGTGGCTGCTTACCGTCGCCTGGCACCCCAACGGCCGATGGTTGGCCAGCGGCGGTGCCGACCAGACTATTCGCCTGTGGGATAGCGCCAGTGGCGAACTGTTGCAGGTCTTTAGGGGCCACCGCAGTCAGGTGCAATCGGTCGTGTTTAGCCCAGTTGAGCCAATTCTGGCTAGCGCCAGTGGCGACTCTACCATTCGGCTCTGGAGCATTGAGACCGGATCGGTACTGCGCATCCTGGGCGGCCACACCAACCAGGTGCAGGCCGTGGCTTTTAGCGCCGATGGGCAAACCCTGGCCAGCAGCAGCAACGACGGCATGATCAAACTCTGGCGCTGTGCTACTGGCGAGGAGGTGCGATCGCTCCAGCCCGAGCGCCCCTACGAAGGCATGGTGATTACCGGAGTCCAGGGGCTCACCGCTGGCCAGCTGGCGGTGCTGAAGGAACTAGGGGCCGTTGATCATGCCTCGCCCCCTGAGCTACCGCCCGCGCCGCCCGCTGCCTCAGCCCAACCCGCTGCCGACTCACCATGGGAAACCGCCGCTAGCTTTCCCAGCCACCTCACCGGCTACGACCCCACACTGGGCTGGAGAGGGCCGATCGCTGAGTCTTCAATCATCGGCGCGTCCTTGACTCCGAGGCCATCAGCGGTGGGCGGGAGCGCCCCAATTCTAGTTCCGGTAACCGGTCTACAAATACAGCTTTTTGACGGCTTCAGCCTTCGCTATAGCGGCGAGGTCGTGGCCGTCACTAGCGAGCGATCGCAGGCCTTACTGGCCTACCTGGTGCTCCACCCCCAGAGTCCCCATCGACGCCAGCAGATGGCCTACTGTCTCTACCCAGACCTCGGTGAAGCCCAGGCCCGCACGGCCCTGCGCAAAGATCTGTACAACTTGCGGCAGGCGCTGCCTGAGCCAGACTCGTTTTTGCACATTGAGGCCCAGCTGGTGCAGTGGAAACCAGGGTCTAGCTTTAGCCTCGACGTGGCCGCTTTTGAAGCTGCCCTAGACCGCGCCGAGGCCGCCCCGGCCGAAGACAGGGCCAGTCAGCAGCACGACCTAGAAGCGGCGATCGCCCACTACAGCGGTGCCTTGCTGCCCCAGCTAGATTATGAGTGGCTAGCGCAGGCTCGAGAACGCCTCCACCAGCGCTACCTAGAGGCGCTAGATCGTCTCATTGCTGTACTTCAGCACCAGCAGCAGTATCACCAAGCCATTCGCTACGGCCAGCTGCTGCTGCAAACCGACCCTCTGCGCGAATCGACCTACCAAGCGCTGATGCAGCTCCACCGCCAAAACGGCGATCGCGCCACAGCCATTCAGATCTATCACCAGTGCATGCAGGTCTTGCAGGATGAGTTGGGCCTCGACCCCAGCGCTGACACTCAGCGGATTTATCAAACCCTGCTGCAATAGATCAACTTCACAGCTACAGCCGTTGCTCCATTCACTTCACTAAGACATTAGGCATCTGTGAAAACGTTCAAATGTTTGGACGTTTATATTTTGCAATGTTTTGACTGAACTGGTGACGGCGGTAACGCCTTGTATTTACTGCCGTTTACCCCTAGCCAGCCCGACAGAACGCTGCTGGAACGCCCTGGAACGGTTTAGTAACGCCTCGCCCCTTAGGGTGGAACCAACCTGATAGATGACTCAGTTCGATAGCTACACCTGAACTGATTTATTTAGCCCCCAAGGAGCCAAATTCATGAAACGCTTTGCACTGTCTATATTAGCTGCCTCCGTTGCGGCGATCGCGATTGCTCCCGTAGCCTATGCGGTTGACTTTGATCAGCTACGCCAGGAAAACCTCGATAAAGATGCCGTTGATTTCGATCGCACTCGTCGCGAGAACCTGGAGAAATCCAACGCGGTTGACTTCGATCAGCTACGCCAGGAAAACCTCGACAAAGATGCTGCTAACTTCGATCGCACTCGTCGCGAGAATCTGGAGAAATCTAACGCGGTTAACTTCGATCGGTTACGCCAGGAAAACCTCGAGAAAAGTGCCATTGACTTTGACAGCGTCCGTCGCGAGAACCTAGAGAAATCCAACGTGATTGATTTCAAGCAGCTGCGCCAGGAAAACCTCGAAAAAAGTGCTGTTGACTTCGAGCGCCTGCGTCTCGAGAACCTGGAAAAATCTAGCGCGGTTGATTTCGAGCAGCTGCGTCAGGAAAACCTGGAAAAAAGTGCCGTCAGTTCTGATGAGCTGAGGCGGGAACATCTAGGGTTCGCGCTCGCTTACTAGGTTGTGGTTTTGTAGATGACTCATGTCTTAAGCAGTGTCTCCGCGCCTTTCTGGGGACACTGCTCCACTCAAACCTGAACGCCCAGGTTCAGAACAGATATTGCAAAGAACTTGCTATCAAATGACATCCCGAACAGCACAGTACAGCCCCAACTATGCAGGAGAATTATTCGATGCAGAACACAAATTCTGAATTCAAAATTATGGGTTTGAACCATGTCGCTCTAGTTTGCAAAGACATGGAACGCACAGTTGATTTTTACACCAACGTGCTCGGTATGAAGCTTGTCAAAGCCTTTGACCTGCCAGCCGGTCTTGGGCAGCACTTCTTCTTCGACATGGGTGAAGGCGAGTGCCTCGCCTTCTTCTGGTTCTCCGAAGCAGCCGATCGCCAACCCGGCCTTTCAAATCCTCGCGGCAGTCTGGATATGGCGGTTGATTTTGGTGATCCAGCTTCCCTAGTCTCATCCCATGGATCAATGAATCATTTCGCCTTTAACGTGCCGGCGGAGAACATCGAGGCATACCGACAAAAACTGATCGAGAAGGGCGTTCAGGTTAGTCCGGTAATTCACCACGATAACTCGCCGATGCAGGCCTCAGATCATGTTAACGATCAAACTTTTGTGAGTTCGATCTATTTTCAAGACCCGGACGGTATCGTGCTCGAATTTGCCGGTTGGCATCGAGAGTTCAGCACGTTATATGGCGACACCACCGATTGCCAACCGGCAACCCCGAAGGATGTTGAAAAATATCGGGCAGCAGGGAGAGCCTTCGCAATGTCCATGGCCGCTGCCAACGCGGGGGCGTGAGAAATTAGCTCGCTCGACCTAGCCTCTGAATTTTTAGGTTTAGCAAAGTTGCCCTTAGCTGGCGACTGCGAAACCCACCTAGCACTTAGCGTCTTCCATCGGAAGACCGCCAAACCTTAGGGGCTGTGTTTCCCCTTGGGATAGTTTCGCCGTTGTCTTTGAGCAGGGAACGGCGATCGCAAAGCAACATCCCACGCCCTGCACACCCGACTTATTTACATCAAAAGGAAATTTGATCATGGCGCTTATTACTGGCAGCAACGACAGCGACTTTGGCACCTCTGGCCTGGGCAATTTGCTCGGCACCGAAGATATCGACACAATTTTTGGCTTAGACGGGGACGACCTGATCGCTAGCTTGGGTGGCAACGACACACTGCTGGCTGGCGCAGGCAATGACTCAGTTTTCGGTGGCGATGGCGATGACCTGGCTTTTCTCGGTGATGGCAACGACCTCTTTGGCTGGAACCCTGGTGAGGACAATGACACCATCGAAGGCGGCAATGGGCTCGACACCATGCTCTTTAACGGTGCCAATGTCGCTGAACAGGTTGACATGTCTGCGGTGGGCGAGCGGCTACGCTTTTTCCGCGACATAGCCAACGTGGTGATGGATACGAACGATCTGGAGCAGGTCGACTTTAACGCCCTAGGCGGAGTCGACAACATCACCATCAACGACCTGACGGGCACCGACGTCAAGCAGATCAACCTCAATCTGGCCGCCGCTGGCTCAACGGCTGGCGATGGAGCGATCGACACCATCATTCTCAATGGCTCGGGCAATGGCGATGCGATCAAAGTCAGCGGGGGTGCGGGCAAAACCACTGTCAAAGGCCTAGCTGCTCAGGTGGACATTGTGGGCGGTGAAGGCGAGCGCGATCGCCTCGTCATCAACCCGTTGTCGGGGGTTGATCAGGTCACCGTTGACGACCTGACCGGGGCCGGGTTGCAGGCCGTCGAAGTCAATCTAGCGGCCTCGGGCTCAACCACCGGCGATGGCGCACCCGATCTCACTACCGTCAATGCTTCTCACCGCAACGATGTGCTCAACATCAGCGGCATTGGCAACAGCGCCACGGTGTCGGGGCTGGGGGCCGAGGTCAAAGTTTTGGGGGCTGACCTGGGGCAAGACCTGCTAGTGGTAAATGGCTTAGACGGCAACGACACGATTGACGCCACCAATCTCCTGGCTGACCCCAGCAGTTCTCCAGCGAGGGCCATGCAGATTTTGCTGGATGGCGGCAAAGGCAATGACTTGCTGC
It contains:
- a CDS encoding zinc-binding alcohol dehydrogenase family protein, with product MKAVALTHYLPIGDPESLFDARLPKPSPTGHDLLVRVEAVSVNPVDAKVRAPKDKVEDNPKVLGYDAAGVVESVGDAVTRFKPGDAVYYAGDITRPGSNAEFHLVDERIVGAMPQTLSFSEAAALPLTTITAWEALFTRLGIDRNGGHQGQTILIIGGAGGVGSIAIQLAKLAGLVVIATASRPQSQAWVRELGADYSVDYSDALIEEMAQLGHREVDFIANFSNTDAYWGVMAELIRPQGKIVGIVENTDPLDLNLLKSKSATFAWEFMFTRSMYQTADMADQGHLLDEVAALIDAKTIRTSLGQTLSPINAANLRQAHAQIESGRTIGKLVLTGWG
- a CDS encoding VOC family protein, yielding MQNTNSEFKIMGLNHVALVCKDMERTVDFYTNVLGMKLVKAFDLPAGLGQHFFFDMGEGECLAFFWFSEAADRQPGLSNPRGSLDMAVDFGDPASLVSSHGSMNHFAFNVPAENIEAYRQKLIEKGVQVSPVIHHDNSPMQASDHVNDQTFVSSIYFQDPDGIVLEFAGWHREFSTLYGDTTDCQPATPKDVEKYRAAGRAFAMSMAAANAGA
- a CDS encoding BTAD domain-containing putative transcriptional regulator: MKSPLSSRPAIDWGEAPDVSVFFGREVEIATLSRWVVDDGCRLVAVLGMGGIGKTTLTAKLVETLVDLPQAPFERIIWRSLRHAPRLDELLEDLVGFVSDQHDTRGTLKQLLYWLRQTRCLLLLDNMETLLHEGERAGYFRDGYEDYGDLLQLVAETRHQSCVVLTSREQPAVVGMLAGNELPVRSHLLTGSLEAALALCEAKGLTGSDAEKRQLTHRYGNSPLALKIVATSIQSLFDGDIAEFLAEDTVIFNGLQRLLDQQFRRLSELERTVMYWLAINRDWTSISELVADIQPPASRPQVLEVLESLRWRSLIETQSGRYSQQPVVMEYVSDQLIEQISHELASVEPVLFLRHALLKTTVNDYLRDSQRRLILQPIARQLSQTFSSESALEQQMLLLLESVRGRETQMPGYGGGNLINLCAQLGLDLAGYDFSHLSLRHACLPKAKLHRVNFTQAHFIHTVFSQTFSSILSIAYSPDRTLLAAGDSNGGLRVWRLADYQLLLTVQGHTDWAKAVAFSPDGRTLASGGDDAMIHLWDIATGQAMLTLSGHTNYVQAIAFHPQGQLASGSHDGTLKLWDTHTGNAVATLVGHSAPVRAVAFSPDGTYLASGSSDCTVKLWDAATGSCLGTLDGHRDRIWTLAWHGDSKTLASGSSDKTIRLWDVATQTGILTLYGHSQPVLAVDFSADGQLLASSSADQTIKLWEIPSGNALRTLRDHHDWVWALAFNQPQLASGGDDQTLKFWDVQTGHCLKTLRGFTNQIFAVAFHPHQPWLVSGSLDGLVRLWNWQTGETLATLSGHSLWVRATQFSPDGCTLASSSTDKTIRLWQGALAQSPRERTSQILRGHTDSVRSLAWDPTSQWLASGSADCTIRLWQVATGQCLRVLSGHTNKVRSVAWNPVQPLLASVGDDETLRLWHTETGEQMRLLQGHDKWLLTVAWHPNGRWLASGGADQTIRLWDSASGELLQVFRGHRSQVQSVVFSPVEPILASASGDSTIRLWSIETGSVLRILGGHTNQVQAVAFSADGQTLASSSNDGMIKLWRCATGEEVRSLQPERPYEGMVITGVQGLTAGQLAVLKELGAVDHASPPELPPAPPAASAQPAADSPWETAASFPSHLTGYDPTLGWRGPIAESSIIGASLTPRPSAVGGSAPILVPVTGLQIQLFDGFSLRYSGEVVAVTSERSQALLAYLVLHPQSPHRRQQMAYCLYPDLGEAQARTALRKDLYNLRQALPEPDSFLHIEAQLVQWKPGSSFSLDVAAFEAALDRAEAAPAEDRASQQHDLEAAIAHYSGALLPQLDYEWLAQARERLHQRYLEALDRLIAVLQHQQQYHQAIRYGQLLLQTDPLRESTYQALMQLHRQNGDRATAIQIYHQCMQVLQDELGLDPSADTQRIYQTLLQ
- a CDS encoding S-layer homology domain-containing protein, translating into MSTVLNLSAKTTAFVALGSVAFMGLALPATAQTAEFTDVGSGYWARPFIETLAAEQIIAGFPDGTFRPDQPVTRAQFAAIVRNAFDQPLDRTAPRFSDVSSNYWASAAIADAYGQGFLSGYPNGAFQPEQQIPRVQALVALANGLDYSPRGSVNEVLGVYRDRGQIPSYGEGPVAAATENRLVVNYPNVDTLQPQRTATRADVAAFIYQALVAQGRVPALQAGQNANSYIVGVGTGTGTGTGTGTGTGTSTSSPRLVPSGTELAVRYPNNSADVDIVVAPGQTVATSLQTTEPIRNSQGQVLVPAGSTIVGRIVPVEIRGSSITAAKFVADNLTINGRTYSVNAESSAIAATNSVSGGSLQGALITGAAESILGRITGNSGLGSVVGAVINGDNQVTSNSAVVVISPSDLDLTLRSDLTVDAIVN